In the Primulina tabacum isolate GXHZ01 chromosome 7, ASM2559414v2, whole genome shotgun sequence genome, tcatttctctagatattttctcttattattatttctcaattcggtgatttaattaattcattgttCTCAATTAATTTGTTCAAACAACCCAACCTTTTACTTGattcttctaaataaagttgagaatTTTTAATTACGAGCACTgatatacattttttatacacactcctcgtgggatcgatatatgtactctaaccagtactaaaacttgacaccgtacacttgcggtagtgaaaacacgcaacaagtttttggcgccgttgccggggagtgtctaatttgaatttaattcagtattgttaccaattagtctagattttaatttagagcttttatttttttttattttatattgattgagTTTCTCATTTTTTCTGCTTGACAGTGTATGCTAAGATCGCAAAATTCTGACTTGCTTATTTTTGAtccggagatcgaaagaactgcgagaagattaagaaaagcaagaagagaagagatcCAATCAATGGCTGAGAAACAGAGAGAATGACAGACACGTCCAGCCAGAGGCGATTCCTATAAGAGATCACTTCCGACCAGTGATCAACAATCATTACTCTGGTATTGCAAGAGGGACAATCAACGCCAATAATTTTGAACTGAAGCCTGCTCTAATCAATATGGTTCAGCAAAACCATTTTGCTGGGACAGCCACCTCTGATCTTCACGTTCATCGAAAACCTTCTTGGAGATAACGGATACGGTAAAGATTAATAATGTgcctgatgatattattagactTCGTTTGTTTCCGTTTTCTCTCAGGGATCAAGCACGAGGATGGCTTCAATCGCTTCCCTTAGGAAGTATCACTACTTGGCAAGAGCTGGCGACGAAATTTCTGGCAAAATACTTTCCCCCtgcaaagtctgcacagttgaagattgagattagcACGTTCAGGCAGACTGATTTTGAGCAATTGTATGAAGCATGGGAAAGATACAAGGAGCTGTTGAGGAAGTGCCCGAACCATGGCTTCGAAGACTGGGTGCAAATTGAATTATTCTACAACGGTCTAAATGGGCAAACAAGAGGAACAATAGATGctgcagctggtggcacgatctttgcTAAATATCCCGAGCAAGCTTACGACTTGCTGGAACAGATGATGATAAATAGCTACCAGCGGTCGTCTGAAAGGGCAGGAGTAAAAAGGACAGCTGGAGTTTATGCTGTGGACCCTATTACGTCACTCACTGCTCAGGTATCAGCATTGACCACTCAAATAGCAGCGATGAATAAGGTAAGCACATCCGAAACTGAAAGTCCATCAATTGTTGTTGAAGAATCACATTTCCCTGAAGAAGTCCAATACATCAACAACAAGAACTTTGGAGGCTATGGAgcatatcgaggtaaccctccccctaatacttatcatcctggtttgagaaaccatgaaaatttttcttacgcaaacaataagaatgtattgaatcctccaccggggttcaatacatcaaatggggaagggaaGCCATCATTTGAGGACTTGGTTGGGACATTCGTTTCTAAATCTGGTAAGAGGATGGCTAGGACGGAGTCTAGGCTTGACAACTTAGAGACCCACATGGCAAGTATTGGTGCTACCTTGAAAATTCTTGAATCGCAAGTGGGGCAGATAACTAAGCAACTCACGTCTCAACCGTCAGGCGCTGTACAAAAGAATGCAGACCCAAATCTGAGAGAGGTGAATGCCAGTTTTATGCAGTATGAGGAGATTGGAGTGGTAAGCAAAGAAGAGAAAGTCGATCAGCCGACTCCAAGCAAAAGGAACCGCGGTAAGAAAGGTAAGAGTTATGATTTTGATCAATGCGttgatatttctttacttccctacccccaaagatttttacaattgaaggctgagtttcaaaagaaaaagggtcttgaagatctcaagaacctacactcTAACATTCAGCCTGCAGAGCAGGAAGATGTGGCATTTACTGGAGGATATGATAAGGGCAGGAAAGGAAATCTTCCTCAGAAGCTACAAGACCCTGGGGAATTTGTTTTACCATGTGAAATTGGAAGTCAATCAGTGAAAAAAGCTATCTGTGATTCAGGAGCGAGTGTGAACATAATGCCAAGTTTCCTTTACGGGAAACTTGGATTGAGTAGGATAAAGCCCACAGGACTAAGTTTGCAGATGGCGGATAAATCGGTTAGGACACCGCTGGGTattgtggaagatgttgaacttaAGATTGATAAAATAAGGCTTCTAgcagattttgtggtgcttgacatGGGGAACAGTTAGAATGTTCGTGCTATTTTAGGACGACCATTTTTGGCTACTGCTGGAGCCGTCATTGATTTGAGACAAGGAAAACTGACCATGGCGGTTGATGGTCAAAACATAGAACTCAAGGCTTCCAAGATATCATACGATCCACCATGAACAAGATTGGTATAGTCGGGCTgatgacgttaaaccaagcgctgtgtgggaggcaacccacaatttattttctttagcattcattttgtttttattattttattttattttattttacgtcATTAGTTGTTAATTTTACCCACCACCAGATCTATCACCGCCACAGCCCATGGACATGGATGACACAGATGCTGCGGACAACAACTCGAGCGCCCGAGTTTTGACACTCGTGCGCGAGGTATGTGTTGTCGTGTTCTTTATTtctatacattgaggacaatgcatactttaagtttagggggggggggggggggtggtaAAAATTGCTTGTTAGATTTTtctgaatttattttttaattattgctCAGTAGTTAATTTAGTTCCTATTTACTTTTGCATTCTATATTTGTTAGGAAAAGTCATGGATAAGTAAAATGTGTGGCCGATGATGAAAATTGAATTGTGGTCCTGAGGTTTATATGTGTTCATGAGAACCTAGGAGTCACAAATATTTTGCACTGTCGTGTTTATTGATACTATTGTTGCTTAGAGACAAGTTGTATGCCTGTGATGCTAAATAGACGATAGATATCTGATTCTTGGTAattcttgcatgacattgattgacactttCACAAACATAGAAATGATCTAGGCAGTTTTTCACAATATCCTTGGGCTTGTGTTCTTTGTTTACTGTCAATTGTAGCCCTTTGAGCTTCAAGTTAAATGAGATGCTTAAATTTTCTTCGTGCACCTATTTCATCtatcatttttattgaaaattgcatgtgagtGGTTTGTATGAGTTGAATAATGGATTGACGAAAGTCTAGAACTTGTTTGAGcacttttcgaggcgaaatacggataatatgtgacataggaatgatttaggcgatctttgaaACCGTTGagccttcgagcctaccaaatgaacatgaaatatccctagtgtcccattttgagcctacttaaaaatcaagtggtgtgtgtcaatgacatacaattagctCCCACTTGTATCTATTATATATCCCACAGCAACTACcaaatgaagcttatacacttatttTCCTACCTgatttttgagagaaataaattcATTGGTGTTGTAGTGATTCAAATGCTccttgaaaaaaaagaaaaaagaaaaaaaaaagaaatagttAAAGTGTGCAAAAATGagttcaaaaagaagaaaaacaatgaaaagaatgaaTCAAAAGTGGTGAGAAAGAAAGCATTTGGGAAATGAAAGATATGaatgaaaagaaaacaataaagtGGGTGGTGgttgaaaagaaaatgaaaatgagtGAAGTTGATGAAgttcaaatatttctctcaatttttgatttccatacctttattgtagccgtgagccgtggcctaacgttacaagcctacaagCCCTATTAACTgtgtcacatttatccaatatactagtggagaaaagttgttcaagtcaagcctatggatacctgaaaAACATAGTCATCAAGTATAAACTTTAATCACTTGCTTGCAAGCATCTCGTTGTGTGATTTCATCTTTGGTATAATTCCGTTGAATATTCATCGAGCCAATTAATCACCAATaaagtcctatgtgatctatgaatgtgaatttgtattttgatgaagtGTGAGTTGAACTAAACTGAGGATTTCTTGATTCTGTAAGGTGAATGGGCATTATGACTCTATTTGAGCACTCGATGGGGTAAacgaacattgacatatcacacacacacgtgaCTCTTGGGAAATCATGAATTACATTAAAATAGATAAGTCTGAGGCCAATATCACTTTTTGCGAATCCATGACTGTTAAGAGTTTCATTACTTGTTAATTGACTTCCtgtttttattctattttgctcgggactagcaaaagttcaagtttggggggatttgataagtgcaagagttgcacttaatttatattagaatccACTTTGAATTATGCTGGTTTCGAatagaattatgcgtttttggttgtttttgttgtcatttcaggaatggagaaaatagtGGATGTGCAACCTAGTGAACCGAGAAAACAGAACCGAGCCGCGAGTTCAGCCATTACCATGACAAGAGAGGCGCGCGCCACTGCGCAGCATCTCGCACTACCGCGCGCACATGAAAGCAAGAGGATCGACAGAAGCTAGCGCGCTACAGCGCCACTTCACGCGCTACCGCGCGAACAGATGCAGCAGGAAGACCCGAGAGCAGCGCGCGTCAGCGCGAAttcacgcgcaaccgcgcgcgcgCAAGTACGACTCAACAAGCAGAAGCTCGCGCGCCATAGCGCCAGATCTCGTGCCACCGCGCACGCCATGCGTCCAGAATATTATAAATTGCGCGAATTAGGTCATACTCGGGGTCACACGCCGTTTTGGACGAAAATACAGGGAGAAGACTCGGAGCGAAGGCGAGACGGAGGCAAGACACGCGAAGATCGATTACAAAGACGAAGAGCGacgaatctggggacagagacgacacttcTGATTTGTTATCTGTCTTTTGCGTTTCTATTTTCTCATATGTCAATGTCTAAAACTATTAACATGCGTCGTTTTTATTTcgatttcgtgatgaactaatctcccattctagagaatgatgtagcttaGTGGACACGATGATTTAACGTGGTTATTTTAtaagattgaattccatttcaTGTTTACTTGtgtttctctgtgtttattgcactgcaatttactggccataaattgtttgttgtttgattaattctacaactcgggagagagactaggattatagatcattagaacacatcgttaaatgtttatagcgttcggaaggcgtataactttagcgaggcttagtaagaacattgtttgcatttatctaTGAAACTGAGATtctaattaggaataattgaatcgaagttgatAGATAcagttattcgtcacttgggaaagggggaataacataatctaagtgttcttggccattaaataattggaattcaggaatataaattcaactctgaatatttatcgtggaaactttgtgaaatcatttctctagatattttctcttattattatttctcaattcggtgataagtgcaagatttgcacttaatttatattagaatccattttgaattatgctggtttcgaacagaattatgcgtttttggttgtttttgttgtcatttcaggaatggagaaaatagtCGATGCGCAACCTAGTGAAGCGAGAAAACAGAACCGAGCCGCGAGTTCAGCCATTAACATGACAAGAGAGGCGCGCGCCACCGCGCAGCATCTCGTGCTACCGCGCACACATGAACGGCCAGACACAGCAGCTCGTTCGCCATCGCGCCAGTTCTC is a window encoding:
- the LOC142550539 gene encoding uncharacterized protein LOC142550539, producing the protein MGIMTLFEHSMGDQARGWLQSLPLGSITTWQELATKFLAKYFPPAKSAQLKIEISTFRQTDFEQLYEAWERYKELLRKCPNHGFEDWVQIELFYNGLNGQTRGTIDAAAGGTIFAKYPEQAYDLLEQMMINSYQRSSERAGVKRTAGVYAVDPITSLTAQVSALTTQIAAMNKVSTSETESPSIVVEESHFPEEVQYINNKNFGGYGAYRGKPSFEDLVGTFVSKSGKRMARTESRLDNLETHMASIGATLKILESQVGQITKQLTSQPSGAVQKNADPNLREVNASFMQYEEIGVVSKEEKVDQPTPSKRNRGKKDLKNLHSNIQPAEQEDVAFTGGYDKGRKGNLPQKLQDPGEFVLPCEIGSQSVKKAICDSGASVNIMPSFLYGKLGLSRIKPTGLSLQMADKSVRTPLGIVEDVELKIDKIRLLADFVVLDMGNS